Sequence from the Actinocatenispora sera genome:
CATCGTGAACGTGCCGCCCGGCACCCACACCATCGCCGGGTCCGGCGGTTGCTCTCCCGCTGTCATGACGCCAGCTACGTTACGCGGCGCCGGAGCGCAGGGTCAGGACGGTGATCTCGCTGGGCGCGAACACCCGGAACGGCGGGCCCCAGAAGCCGGTCCCCCGGCTGGTGTACAGCTGGGTACGGTCGCCGTGCCGGGTCAACCCCGCGACCGACGGCTGGTCCAGCCGGACCAGGTAGTGGAACGGCCAGATCTGGCCGCCGTGGGTGTGCCCGGACAGCTGCAGATCCACCCCGTGCTCGACCGCCAGCGAGATCTGCTGCGGCTGGTGGGCCAGCAGCAGTACCGGCAGGTCCGGGTCGGCGCCGGCGAGCGCCGCGGCGTGGTCGGCCCGGTGCCCGGTGCCGGACGAGCCGGCGGTGCGGTCGTCGACCCCGGCCACCACCAGCCGGTCGCCGCCGCGTTCCACCACCAGATGCCGGTTGTGCAGGGTCGACCAGCCCAGTTGCGCCATGTGGTCCATCCACGCCTGCGCCTCGCCGTAGTACTCGTGGTTGCCCGTCACGTACGCCCGGGCCAGCGTGGCCCGCACGTCACCGAGCGGCGCGGCCTGCGCCAGCCGGGCGTTCACCGAACCGTCCGCGATGTCACCGGTGTGGCAGACGATGTCCCCGTCCAGCTCGTTGACCACGTCGATCACCCGGCGGGACCAGTCGGCCCGGTCGATCGGGCCGTAGTGCGTGTCGGTGATCAGCACCACCCGCAGCCCGTCCAGGCCGGCGCCGAGCCGGTCCAGCCGGACCGACACCTCGGCCACCCGCGGCAGCCGCATCGCCTCGACGTACCCCCAGGCCAGCAGCACGATCGTGATGACCAGGCCGACCGCGGCGACGACCCGGGACACCGCGGTGCCGGACAGGTCGGTGGCGAGCAGCGGGAGCCGGACCAGCTGTGCCAGCGTGCACCAGACGAACAGCACCCCGATCACGCCCAGCAGCACGTCGCTGGTGCGGGCCGCGGGGTCGTTCGCGCGCCGGTGGCCCAGGTTCATCAGCACCGGGAACCCGATCGCGGCCGCGACGAACAGCACCGTACCGACGACCACGACGCCGGTCGGCCAGCCGGGCGCGAGCACCAGCGTCCACCACGACAGGCCGAACAGCAGCACCTCCACCGCCACCAGCACGGCGGCGAACGCCACCACCCGGCCGATCCGTCTGCCGGGCTCGGCCCGTACATCCTCGGTTGCCGTCACTACACACTCCGTATCCATCTCGCGCCGCGCCCGCCCGCCGCGCACCGCACGAGCATGACACCCCAACCTGAGACCAGCCCACGACGCCCGCGGTACCCGGCTTCGACGGCCGGCGGCCGTGCGCCACGGACCGTCGGCCCCGCTCCTGCCGCGCCGTCCGGGCACAGCCGGACGCCACGGGCACCGCACCAGGGGCACCACCTGGGTCAACACCTGGGTCAACACCGCGAACAACGTGGGTGTCGCGATCGGCGGTCCGCTGAGCGTGGGATGCGGGCGAGTCCGGGTCAGTCGGCGAAGCCGGCCAGCGCCGACCGCGCGTCGGCCAGCTCGCCGCGCAGCCGCTCGGCATCGAACCGCCAGCGCGAGTCGAGGCTGAACCGGCGACCCCGTTCGGTCCAGAACGCGAACGGCGAGACCGAGTCCGCGCCGGGCCGGATGAACTTCACGACCTCGGCGAGGGCTGCGACGCCCGCGCCGAGGGCGGCGTGCGCCTCCCGGCGCTGCTCGTCGGTCAGCCCGACCGGGCTGTCCGGCACCTGGGCGAACATCGCGTCGGCGATCTCCAGCCACTCGCCCGGGTCGAGCAGCTCCGACGGCGTCGCGTCGCCGAACCCGCTCCCGTCGTCGACCGGCACCGAGGCGTCGTCCGGCACCCGGAACACGTACTCGCGCCACATCCCGCAGGACGGGCAGGCGCCGGAGTACCGCCGGGCGAGCACGCCGTCGATCACCTCCGACGCCGACCGCTCCGGCTCGAACCCGGTCGCACCGCAGTGCTCGCACGGCTGGCGAGCCAGGTAGAGGTACGCCTCGGACGCGGTCCGGGCCAGCCGAAGGCTCATCGAAAGTTCACGTCTCCTCGCGCCGATGACGGCTCGTCGTCCGCATCGTCGTCCTCGTCGATCCCGTACAGCGCCTCGAACTCCGCGACCGCGGCCCACCGCCGCGCCCGCGCCGCCGCCAGCTCGTCCGGGCGCAGCAGCTCCCCGGCCACCGAACGCACCGCCCGACCCTGCTCGGTCCAGAACGCGTCCGCCGGCAACTCCTCCGCGCCGGCGGGCAGGAACTTGCGGATCTCGTCCACGGCCGCCGCCGCCAGCAACACCGTGTCGTGCACGGCCGGGACCTGCGAGGCGGTCAACGACTCGCCCGAGTCTGCCACCTGCTCCAGCACCCGCCGGCACATCTCCGCGACCAGCAACCACTGGCCGGCGTCGATGATCGTCGACGGCTCGTCGCCGTAGCCGAGCACGTACCCCGTCGGCGGCGCGGCCGGGGGCTCAGCCAGCTCGAAGACGAACTCCCGGGACCGACCGCAGCGCGGGCACTCACCGACGTAGCGCAGCACCCGCGGCGGCTCCGGGTCGAGCACGTCGACGTCCGGGGCGAACTCGTTCTCGCCGCACGGGCAGGGCACCAGGTCCATGTAGACGTATGCCTCGCTCCTGGTGCGGGCACGAGGCATCGACATGCCGCCACCATACCGGGCACGGTCGATCGACCATCAGCGTCGAACCAGGGTCGAAAGCACGAAACCGGGCACCGTCACGGCGAGCGGCCCGCCCGGATCCACCACCAGCCGGTACGTCCGGTCCGGCCACGCGGCCGCCACCTCGGCCAGTTCGACCGGCGCCACCTCGACCTCCTCGCCGAGCGCGTCGGCGGCCCGCCGGGACGCCGTGTACACGCAGACCGCGCGGCCGTCGTCGAGCGGCACCACCGGCCACACGTACCCGGGATCTGTCGGGTGCAGGTCGCCGGTGCCGGTCGCCATCCAGACGACCGCACCATCGGCCGCGAGCGCCGCGAAGATCGCATCCCGGTCGTCGGCGGCCACCGCCTCGTACAGCGCCGCCTCCAGCGCGTTCAGCGGGCGGAACGGCTCGGTGGCCGCCGCGGTCGGGTCCGGCCGGGCCGGCAGCCGCACCGTGCCGTCGGCCTCCTCCGCCGACGGCGCCGGCAGGTACGCCTCGATCGGCGTGCCGGGGTCGACCACCAGCCGCCAGCTCGGGTCCGGCCAGCTCCGCGCCAGGTCCTGGTAGGTCGTCACGCGCCAGCCGGCACCGCGGGGTGCCGGCGCGGGCTCCCCGGTGAAGGCGACGAGATGCACCCCGCCGTCGACCGTCACCGTGGCGAACCGCGGGGCCGCCGCATCCGCGTCGACCGCCGCCGACGGGAGATACAGCGGCGCGTCCAGCAGCAGCTCGAGGTATCCGCGGTCGTCGTCGCGCTCGACGGCCAGCCGCAGCGCCGCCTGCACGTCGTCGGCCGGCCGCCAGCCGTCCGGCCGCGGGGCCCGCCGCGGCGGTTGCGCCGGCTCCGGCGGCGGCGCGTCGCAGCGCCCAGCCAGCCGCAGGATCCCGTCGTCGGCCCGCACCGACGCCACCACCCGCCCGCCCGGACGCTCCGCGATCACCTCGTACCGGTGTCCCTCGGTCACCGTCGGTTCCGCCCCGACCGTCCAGCCGTGCGCGGTGAGCACCTCGGCAGCGGTCCGGACCAGCTCGGGCGCGGTCCACGCCATCCCGGGCGGGGCGGTCGCCACGGTGACCGTGCACGCCCAGTCGCCGTTCCCGGAGGCCGGCTGCGCGCCGACCGGGAACGGTCCGCGCTCCCGCTCGACCACCGGCGCGCAGTCCGGGCATGCCGCGGCCGCCACGTCCAGCAGTGCCCGGCGCAACGCCTGCCGGGCCGCCACCTGAGCGTCGCCGAGAGCCTCGGCCATGCTCACCTCCGGTCGTCGATCTCGGCCAGCAGCACCTCGTAGCCGTCCCGCACGGCCCGCATCCAGTCCCGGGTCAGCCGCCGCGGGTCGGCCGCGAGTACCTGCCGGCCCAGCGGGGAGAACAGCCGGTCGGCGGGCACCCGGTCACCGTCGGCGGGCAGGAACCGCATCGCCTCCACCACGGCGTCGCGCGCGTACTCCAGCCGGGCGCGACGCTGCTGCGCCGGCTCGGCCACGGGGCTGCCATCGGCCCCGGCAGTGTCATCGGCGGCCGCCTCGGTCAGCGTGGCCACCTCCAGCCACTCCGCCGCGTCCAGCAGTTCCGAGGGCCGGCCGGCGCCGAACAGGGTCGCCGGCTCGATGTCGTCCGGCTCGGCCGGCGGCGCCTGCTCGGGGCTGCGGAAGTCGGCCTCCCGGACGGTGCCGCACCGGCCGCAGCGCCCCGCGTACCGCTCCAACGCGACGCCGGCCACGGTGGCGGTGGACACCAACCGCCACCGCGTCTCCCGATCGGAGCACGCCGGGCACTCGGTCAGCTCCAGCCGCAACCGCGTCTCCGCCGGGGTCCGTGCCAGCGCCGGGCGGTCGGGCGTCACGACCGGTCGCCGCGCGACTGCCGCTCGGCGAGCGAGGACCAGTAGCTGTCCCGAACCACCAGCAGCCGCTCCCGGTCGAACCGGCCCGGCTCCTGATCCCGCACCCGACGGCCCCGCTCGGACCAGAACGCCTCATCGGGCACCGCCTCGGCGCCGGCCGGAATGAACTTGATGATCTCGTTCATCGCCGCCACCGCGATGGACAGGGCGTTCAGACCGGCGGTCGGATCGTCGGTGGGCACGTCGCTCGCGGTCATGTCCGCGACCCACAGCCACTCGCCGGCGTCCAGCAACTCCGACGGCGCGTCGCCGCCGAAGTGGTACCGGTCACCCGAGGCCGGCACCGAACCGGGCGCCGGCAGCCGGAACACGAACTCCCGAAGCGCGCCGCACGTGCAGGTCCCCGAGTAGCTGCGGGCCAGCTCGCCCTCGGCGTCCACCAGGGCGCTCTTCCATTCCACCTCGACCGAGCCGCACCGCTGGCATGGATGCAAATCCATGTACAGGTGTGCCTCGTCCCGCGTCCGCGCAAGCCGCAAAGCCATCCGTCAACCCTAGTTCGACCCCGCCACGCCGCGCCGCGCCGGCTCGTTCACGGACGGTCCCGCCGCTCGTCCGGCAGCGGCGGCACCTCGACCGGCCCGGGCGGCAGACCGGACAGTACCCGGTACGCGTCCTCCACGGAGAGCCCACGGGCCGGCCCGATCGGCCGCAGTTGTACCGCGTCCGGGTCGCTCACCCCGGTCAGCGGCAGGTCCGATGCCTGGTCGCCGGCGCTGTCCGCGGCCTGGCGGTCCGGCGCGGCGCCACTCGCCGCCGCCGGGAGGGCGTCGCTCTCGTCGAGGAAGCCGTAGTAGGTCATCCGGAACGGTTGCAGCAGCGCCCGCAGGAACTCATCGCCTACGGTGGCGGGAATCCGGGCACCGCCGGCCAGCACCGGCACACCGTTGTCGTAGTAGTCCTGGGCGGGGCCGGCCCAACTCCGGTCGAGCACCCGGAATGCCACGGAGCCGTCCGGCTGCCGGGTGAACTCGGCCACCTTGCGCCCGACGCCGGTGGCATACGACCAGAAACCGACCCTCGTCGGCGCGTCCTCACTCATCGACCAACCCCGCGATCTCGACGCTCGCCTCGACCCCGTCTCGTTCGGCGAACACGATCATGCCGTTCTCCTGGACCTCCCGGAGCCGGGCGAGGCCGGCATCGATCGCGGCCGTCCCGATCCCCCGGCTCTCCAGCCTTGCACGCAACTCGTCCGGGTCGATTCCCCGTACCCGGGCCAGCAGATCGGCGTTCAGCCTGGTCCGCAGCTGGGCCTCGACGAACGGCGACAGGATCTGGTCCCGGGCAGATTCCGACAGCACCAGACCGTGATCGATCGCGACCACCGACCCGTCCCGGGTGAGGAAATTGAACTGGTTACGGTCAGTGTTGCCCAGCACGTAGTCGATGACCGCGACCTCCTGCTGTTCCCGCCACGGGTACTCCTCGACCGGCCGGTGCGCCTGCGCTTCCTCGACCCACCGCTGCAGGGAGCCCTGCATGCCTCGTATCTCGACGGGCACGGTCGGCGGCACCAGGGTGGATCCGAGCAGCTCGGCGAAGTCCGAGGCGCCGACCTCGCGGGCGGCGAGCTGGCCGGGTACCTGCGGGATACCGGCCCGGATCACCTGGCCGTCCTTGACGAAGACCTCGGCCTCGGCCGGTTTGAAGGCGCCCACCACCCGATCGTGCTGGAAGGCGCGGTACGTTCCGTTGACACCGCTCTTCATCCCGGCGGCGAGACCCTCCAGCCGGTCGACCGGCTGACCGGCCAGCTCCGCTCGGGCCGCCGCCACGGCGGCAACCTCCGGCGACCGGGCGGGCATCCCGTCGCCGCCGGCCGCGAGATCCGCCGCGAGCTGCTCGAACCGCCGGGCCTGGAAGTCGTGCCAATCCGCCCAGCCACGCACCTGCTCGGCCTCGAACTCCGCGTCCCGAGCCCACGAATGATGCTGCCAGCGATCCGCGAAGGACTCCATCAGGGCGGTCAGCCGGTCGGCCCGGCGGTTCAGCCGGTCGGCGTCGGCGCGCAGGACGGCCGCCCGCTCCTCGGCTTGGCCCGCGGCGTTCAGCTCCTCGGTCACCCGTTCCGGGCCGGCCGTGCCCTGCCGGTTCAACACCTGGGCCGCCGCGATCCGGGACGCCGCCTCCTGATCCGCACGTCCGGCCTCCCGGCCCAGCTCCTCCACTCGGGCCCGCACCGCGGCCAGGTCCGCGCGGACCCGGCGGACCGTGGTCCCGGTCGCACCGTCCGAACCGGACACCGTCCGCTGCAGCGCCGCGGCGAGCTCGTAGTGCTCGATCGCCGCGGTCAGCAGCTCGACCCGACGCTCGTGCCGGTCCGCGTGCTCCGCCGATCGTTCGGCGTCCAGGCCGGTGAAGACCCGTACCGAGGAGGACTCACCGACCAGCTGCGACAGATCCCGGCGCAGCAGATCGGCGTGGCGGTCGAGCCGATCCGGGTACTGGTCCTCCCTCTCCTGTGCCCGGGCGGACAGCTCCTGTGCCCGGCGCTCGGCGGCGTCGGCCGCGGCCTCGGCCGACAGCGCCTCCTGCTCGGTCCGGCCGGCGTCCTCCGCCGCCGCGTGGTACGCCTGCTCTGCCGCCGCCCGGCGCGCATCGAGGTCGAGCAACACCTGCCGATCCGCCGCGGACCACCGCTGCAGCTCCGCCACCGCCTGGCGCGATCGAGCGAGCCGCTGCTCGGCCTGCTGCTGTTCGGCCAGCGTCCGGTCGAACTCCGACACCTCGGCCCGGGCGGCCTGGGCGGCGGCGCGCTCGATCTCGGCCTGGGACCGGTGGTACTCCGCCGAGTACCGCCCCGCGTCGTCCTCGGGCTGGTCCGGGTGCCGGCGAAGCTGCTCCGCGTGGAACGCGAGTCGCCGCTCGTGCTCGGTGAGGCGCTGCTGCGCTTCCTCGCGCGCGCCGGCCGCCGCGGTGGCCGCCGCCGACGACCGGCGGTGCTGCTCGGCAGCGACGCTGTTTTCCTGGGCCCACTCACGGAGATTGCGGTCGGTCTGAGCGAGCCGGTCCGACACGGCGTGCTGCTCGGACCGCGCCCGTGCCAGCTCCGCGTCCACGGATGCCAGCCGACGCTGGTGGTCCGCGAGGCGGATGCGGTGCCAGGTCGCGGCCGACCGCTCCTCGGCCGCGATCGCCTGCTGGTCCACCGCTTCGTCACGCCAGCTCGCGATCCGGCCGCGATCCGGACCCGGCTCGGCGCCCTCGACCGGCGTCCGGGCGGGCGCCTCGGCCGGCACGGGTGGTTCGGCCGGCGCGGATGGTTCGGCCGGCGCCCGCCCGCCGTCGGGTACCGGTCGGGGCTCGTTCGGCGTCGGTTCCGGCCGCGGTGCCGGCTCGGAGTGCGTCCCGCCGACCTCTCCCTGGCCGACCACCCGGGCCCGCAGCACGTACTGCACCTCGCCCTGGAAGTGGCGCACTTCCAGGCGGAGGCCGACGATCCGGGTGCCCGGTGCCAGCAGAACCTCGGCCTGTTCCGGACGTGGGCTGATCCGGCCGAGCCAGGCGAGCCGGGTGCCGGCCGGCACCTCCAGCTCCAGCTGGATCTTCTCGGCCTGGAAGCCGGCTCGCTCGGCGGCGGAGGTGGGCATGAATCCCGGGTCCGCGATTTCCCGGCCGAGCAGCCCGGCCAGTTCGGCGGGGCTGGTGATGCCGAGCGCGCCGAGGCTCATCCCGCGCCGGAGCAGCAGGTCCTCGGCGCTTTCCCGCATGCCCTGGTCCATCGCCTCGCACACCGGCGCGTACTCGGCGAACTGCGGCAGGTGTTGGCGCTGCCATCCGTTGATGCCGAAGTAGTTGCCGTCGAGGTAGGTGTCGTACGCCGTGCGCGCCTCGGTCGGCCAGTCACCGCCCTGTGCCGCGTGCACCCGGTCCATGTCGGTGGCGTCCGTACCGTCCGGGAACCGTGCGCTGCTGTCGGGCAGCGGGCGTGGCTGGGCCAGTTCGGCATCGAGCGCGGCGTGGCCGGCCGCGTGGGCCGCCCCTTCCGGCGTGGTGAGGAAGCGCACCAGCTGCTGCTCGAAATGGTGGTCGTCGACGCCGCCGTCGGCGCGGGCCACGTCCAGCATCCGCACCACGTCCAGCGGCCGGACCGGGTAATCGGCCGCCGCACCGGCGCGCTGCCGGATCGCCACCATCACCTGGTCGTACAGGCGCCTGGACCAGGCTGCGTGGTCGATCGCCTCGGAGTAGGGCTCGACGCCCTTCAGCGTGTCGAGCAGCTGACGGACGGCCACCGGGCTCGGCTGCGCGGGAACGTCCCTCGGGTCGTACCCGTCCCAGGCCACCTCGGCGATCTGGCCCTCGCGGGTGGCCAGCCAGCCGGTGATCCGGTTCTCGAACTCGTGGGTGTTGCCGAAGTCGTAGAGGCGGGTCTGCGCCACGTCCACCAGCGCGGCCGCATCTGCGACGGTCAGCTCCCGTCCGGCCAGCGGACCGGCGGCCAGCGCATGCCGCAGCACCTCGTGGATGTGCTCGATGTGCGCGTCGGCGCTGAGCCGGGAGGCGACCTCGGCGTCGAACGCCTCCCGCTCGGCCGGGTCGAACGACTCGTACATCGCCTCGGCCGAGCCGGCCGGCGCCGGCTGCTCCACCGCGGCGTCGTCGAGGTACCGGTCGATCAGGTACTCGCGGCGGGCCCGCAACGCGACCCGAAGGTCCTGCGCCTCCTTCTCGGGCAGCTGGGCCCGGTCGACCAGCTCGTCGATCTGTTCCGGGGTGATGTCCCGGATCCGGGCCACGCCGTCACGGATCTCCTCGGCGGTCACGTCGCGGAACGCCCGCGCCGCCGAGTCGTTGCGATCCGGGTCGAGCATCGACTGCAGCTCGCCGACCTCGGTACCGAACTCGGCGCCCTTCGCGGTGCCCTGCGCCCGGAACAGCAGCGCGCCGCCGGTGTCCAGCCGTACCGGCACACCGTCTCCGGTGATCAGGACGTTGTTGTACCCCTCGCCGATCACGTCCCAGTTGGCCAGCCACGCGTCGACCGCGAAATCGCGGCGCAGGGCGGCGGCGAACTCGCGCCGCGGCAGCCAGCGGGTCAGCGCCGTGTCCCCGTCCAGCATCCGCGAGCTGAGACCGAGCTGCTTGCCGTCGAACTCGCCGCGCAGATCGATCAGGTCGACCTCGGCGACGCGGGTGCCGGCCGCCTGGTACAGCCGGTTGGCCAGCCACTCGACCCGGGCGTGCAGCTCCGACGCGGGCGCCTTGACATACCGGCGATGTCCCTCCCCGTCGACGTACTCGGCACCCGAGACAGAGCCGCCCTGCCCGCCGACCTTGACGTAGTCATCCAGGGTGGCGGGGCGCTCGGCGGCCGTGCCTGCACCGTCGAACAGGTCGACCACCTGGTCCACCGTGGCCGCGGGCGGGTGCGGCTCGGTGAGCATCCGGAAGTCCGACGGCCCCGACGACTCCGCCGGCCCCGACGGCTGCGACGGCTCTGCCGGCGGGCGGTCGGTCGCCACCGGCGGATCGGTACCGAGCACGTGACCGGCGAAGGGCGCGTCGGGGGCGGCGTCCCGCGCCTCGTGCCCCACGGTCCACTCGGCGGGCAGGCCGTGCGCGGCCGGTGGTGCGGCCCCCCATGGCACGTTCGTACCGGCCCGGCCGTACGGCGGGGACGCGAAGTCGGCCGGCGGCGGCGGTGTCCGCGGCACCGGCTCCACCCCGTGCCGGCGCAGGTACCCGTCGACGTCGAGCAGGTCGCGGTATGCCTGGCCCCGCATCGCCGGATCGGTGGACCGCAGCCGGTCCAGCAGCAGCAGCCGCTCGTTCGCCCGCGCCATCACGCAGTCGTTGCCGTGCTGGTGGTCCGAGTGGTCGGCGCCACGGCCGGTCACCCGGGACGTGAGGCGGCCGAGGAACCGGCGCACGGTGCCCTGTTCCTCGCCGCGGGCCCGCGCGGTCAACTGGTCGACGGTGTCGGTGATCTCGTGAATCCGGACCCGGGCCACGTCGGTGGTCAGGACCCGGGGCCCGATCCGGGTGTGGAAGACGGGTTTCCCGTCCACCCATTCGAGGACCTCGTCGCGATGGGTGTGGGTCTGGCCGGCCCGCCCCGGTACCAGCGGAGTGTGGGTCGACTCCCGGAACCCGATGGTGCCGTGGTCGCGGGTGTGTACCCAGAACACGCCGCGCGGGTCCCGGCCGGCGGGCTGCCAGAGCCCGCCGCCGTGCTGCGGCCGGATCTCCCAGTCGGTACCCGGCACCTCGCGCACGTCGAGGTCGGCCCAGATCCCGGCTGCGTCGCGCCCGGACGCCACCGACCGGTGCCCGCCGTCGATGTCGGTGAACGTGACCACGCCCTCGTGGTCCGGCGCCATCGCATCGGGTCGGGCGGCGCCGGCGTCGACCGCGTCCAGCTCGTAACCCGCCCGCTCGAGGTCGACCGCGTCCGGCTCGCGGCCCGCCCGTTCGAGGTCGACGGCGTCCAGCTCGCGACCCACCCGCTCGATGTCGAGCGCGCGCTCGGCGAGCTCGCGTCCCGACTCGGCCTGCGGGTCCCGGCCGGAGTCGGGCACGGCGGCCGGGTCCGCGTCGGTGCGCAGCCGCGACACCCACTCCGCCACGGTCTCCGCCTCCGGGGTACCGAGCCGATGCAACTCCTCCACGATGTCGGTGACGGTCTGGTTCGCCCGCTCCTGCTCGGCCAGCCGATCGGCGCGCGCCAGGTGCTCACCGGTCGCCGCCTCGTAGGAGGCGTACCGGTCGACGATCTCGCCGACGAGCCGGCCGACCGCCTCGTCGGAACGACCGGCGGTCCAGTACTCGCGCGCCGCCAGGTGTGCCACGGACCGGTCGAACTCGCGCCACAACGCGGCCACCCGCTCCGACTCGACCGCGGTGAGGCGATCGACCGCAGCGCGCTCGTCCTGCCGCTCGGCCAGCGCCTCGTACCGCTCCGCAACGACCGACCGGGCCTTGCCGAGGCGGCGCCGCTCGCTCCACGTGGCGGGCTGCTCCCGATCGGGGGAGTCCACCCGGTCCAGCACACCGCGCAGCCCGCCGGCGAGCCGACCGGGATCCGCCGGAACCGCGGCCAACTCGTGCCGGAAGACCTCGTGCCCATCGACGAGATCGGCCAGGACCTCGCCCGGCGCGCGCGGGGGAACGGATTCGGTGTGCAGCCCGGCCAGGGTGAGCACGGTACGCACGTGTTCCAGCAGCGCCTCGTCGGACCGCGCGATCCGGCCCGTCGCCGTTCGGATGTCGTCCAGGTGCCGGGGCGACGCCCCCCACGCGTACCACGCTCGCGGCGGTCGGTTCGACTGCCACAGGTCACCGAACCGGGTGTCGTCGAGGTGCGCGGCGAGGGCGTCGAACGCTCGCGGCAACAGGGTCGGGCCGTCGATCGTCGCGGCAGCGGTGGCGAGCCGCTCCCGCAGCCGCGCGTACGCCTCGCGGGCCGCGGCGGTCGCGGTTGCCTCGTCGTACCCTTCGCCGGGCTCGGCGGTGGCGGCGTCCGACCGGATGGTCTGCTCCACGTCGACCAGCGCGTCGAGCGTGTCGACGATGCGCTCCGCGGTCTCCGCCCCCACCGGATCGGTGTGCAGCGGATCGCCACCGAGCCACCGGTCCAGCCGGTCGTACCGGGCAGCGAGCAGCTCGGCCCGCAACCGATGGTCGAACGCCGCGCCGGTCGCCCGGCCACGGATCCCGACCATGTCGGTGCCGATCTCCTCGGCCCGCTCGAACCGGGCCATCCGATCCAGCGTGCGGTCCGCCGCCGCCACCGTGGCGTGGGCGGTGGTCTCCCCGAGTTGGGCGGCGTGCCACCGGTCCAGCAGCTCCTGCCGCTCGGTCCAGGCCTCGGCGATCTGCCGGTGCCGGGCCGCGAGCGTCTCGTCGGCGCTCGCCGCCGCGCTGGCCCGCCACGTGTCCGCCACGTCCTGCGCCCACCGCGCCCGACGATCCCGGGCTGCCTCGTACTCGGCCCGGGCCGTGTCGGTGCGCTCGGCGGTGTGCTCGACGTCGGGGTCGCCGGCCCGCCGCGCCCGAGCGACGTCCCGCTCCGCCCTCTCGTCAAAGCGGACCGAGCTGCGATGCCCCATCGTGTCCGCGCGGGCCGATGCCTCGCTGGCGCCCAGGTACTCGCCGAACGCCCGCTGCTCGTCCGCGCGCGCCCGCTCGTACTCCAGCTCCATCTCGACGGTCTCGCGCGCCACCCCGTCGACCATCTCGGGGCCGGCGACCTCCAGCGGCGCCGCCCTGTCGTCGCCAGGCACCGACCGCGGCCGCGGGTGGTCGTCGCCCAACCGGTCGGCCACCCGGTGGGACGCCTCGTCCGCGGCGCCGTACGGGAACCGCTCGGCTCCGAGATCGGGCGAGTACCCGTCGTGGGCAGGGGGTCGCACGTCGGCCGACCCGTCTC
This genomic interval carries:
- a CDS encoding metallophosphoesterase, which encodes MTATEDVRAEPGRRIGRVVAFAAVLVAVEVLLFGLSWWTLVLAPGWPTGVVVVGTVLFVAAAIGFPVLMNLGHRRANDPAARTSDVLLGVIGVLFVWCTLAQLVRLPLLATDLSGTAVSRVVAAVGLVITIVLLAWGYVEAMRLPRVAEVSVRLDRLGAGLDGLRVVLITDTHYGPIDRADWSRRVIDVVNELDGDIVCHTGDIADGSVNARLAQAAPLGDVRATLARAYVTGNHEYYGEAQAWMDHMAQLGWSTLHNRHLVVERGGDRLVVAGVDDRTAGSSGTGHRADHAAALAGADPDLPVLLLAHQPQQISLAVEHGVDLQLSGHTHGGQIWPFHYLVRLDQPSVAGLTRHGDRTQLYTSRGTGFWGPPFRVFAPSEITVLTLRSGAA